Within the Paenibacillus sp. AN1007 genome, the region CGTCCTGATTAATGTAGAAATTCTGGTCCTTCGCGATGCTGCGGAACAGATCATCCTCCGGCATATCCGCCTCGATCCCAGGTCGCTGAACCCAGTAAACCTTGCTTGGGTCGTCCTTCATCTGCTGACGCATTTGCTCTTTAATATTGTCGCTGATCCTTTGAATATAGCGATCATCGCTGAAAAGGCTCGGCAGCGTGATGACGATCTGGTTGACTTTATCGATCGTATCGTATTTGCGGGATTCGGCGGAGGATCCGGCTGATTCGACGACATAACGAGAGAGGGTCAGCAGCCGATCCGTATCGGTGACGACTTCATAGCCGCTTTCCAGCCCGAGATGCCCTTCCCCACCATTTTCCAGCTGGGCCACTTCATTCTTGAAGCCCTCGTACAGCTTTTTGTTTTCCTCCACATATTTGGTATTAAGGGACTGTTCCAGTTCAGGATTCCCGGTGCCGGTAATGCCGGGCGTTTTAAGACTTACATCGGTGTTTTCGTTCTGTTCAACATATTCTCGAATGGTGATCACCTTGACAATTTGCCCGAGCACCGGCACTTCAGACAGCGCCTTGGCGAAGGCCGGGCTGGCGTTTACGCCGACAGACAGCAGGATGCAGGCAGCCGCAGCGCTTACGAGCCAGGGTATAACCTTTCTTTTTGTTCGCCGGGAGGCGATCGTTCTGTTCACCATCTCATTTAATTCATCGGGAATAGGAATGGACTCATACTCCTGCCTCATCCTATTCAGCTTGTCATCCATTATGGTCTCTCCTCCTCTTGATCTTTCTCGCTCATGTCCACTCGAAGCTTCTGCAGTCCTTGATAGAGCCTTGTTTTCACGGTATTGATATTCTCGTTAAGCACTTCAGCTATTTCTTCGATCTTCATATCTTCAAAAAAGCGGAGGATAATCAAGATCCGATATTTGTCCGGCAGCTCATTCAGTGATCTTGCCAGATCCAGATCGGCATAATGGTCTTGGCTGCTTGGCAGCACAACCTCCAGTTTTTCTTCGTCCATGATTTGGACTTTTTTCTGTTTCCGTATAAAATCCAGAGACGTTGTTACTATGATCCGAAAAAACCAGCTTTTTAATGAACCCGTATTCTTCAGGTTTTCAATGGATATGAACGCTTTGTGGATGGCATCCTGTACGATGTCGAGAGCATCCTCTTTGTTGCGGACATAGCTGTAGGCCAGTCGATACGCTCTTTCTTGGTTTTCGGTAATGCATTGGATTAGAAGCTTTTCCAGCTTCCGGCCGACTTTCATCTAATCAGACACTCCTTTGGGCCCGCGCGGGTAACCATCAATTGCAATTGCCTTACGGAAGCAAGACGGGCGGGTTGTTCAAAAAGTTTGATTTGCAATAAAAAAATTCAAACAGAGTGATTTTATATGCCGATTTGGCAGGTCAATCAAGCCGTGTAACAAATTAAGGACCCCATCTTCATCGGGGTCCTTAGCTATTTTCTATTCACTTTCTTATATTTGGATATGTATTGCGGAAACATACCCACCGAAGCCTAACGAACTTTTCCAGCCAAAATACTAACCCTTTGGAACTTAAATTATCAGCTGGTTTTTAGAAATATACTTTATTTCATCTAATGCAGTTTCTTCAAGCCGGTACATCGTTCTTGTCCTCGACTCGGTACAAGAACCAGTACCGATAAAACAAGAAGGCCGTTAAATTAGCGATTTTAATGGGCTCATGTTCTTGTCCACCGACAAATATCGAGTTCTATTATTGTTATCCTGCCTGTCTATGTTCTAGCAAACGTTGTGATGTTCTCGATAATGATTTCATAATATATCTGTCTTACCAATACTTATTGGGATGCTTGGTTAAGAGCTTTAAAAATACTTCAGTTGGTTGTGCGCCGGATATCGCGTATTTTCTATCAATGACAAAGAAAGGTGCTCCTGTAATGCCTAATTGTTTTGCTGTGGCTTCATCTGAGCGCACTTCGCTCGCATATTTGGATGGATCATGGAGAACTGCCATTGACTCGTCCCTATTCATTCCAACTGGATTCTGCAATACTTGCTAAAGTATCATGATCACTAATTAGCTTGGCGTCCGTGTAATAAGAATAGAACATCTTCTCTGCTAATTGCTGATCTTTACCCACAGATTTGGCATACTGGGTTAAACGATGCGCATCAAACGTATTGGTGGGCTTTATTTGGTCGATATTATACACGAGACCCATCATTGCTGCTTGTTGTTCAAGTTCAGCATGTGCCTTTTTCGCTTGTTCGAGACTCATACCATGTTTCTCAGAAAGTATTTGATGCATACTTTTGCCTGAGTACATGGATGTTTGCGGATTAAGTTCAAAGCTTTTATATTCAATAAACACTTCATTCGGAGCAGCGAATTGCTCCAGTGCAGACTCTAATCGTCGTTTCCCAATATAACAAAATGGACAAATATAATCCGACCATATCTCGATGTTCATTTTGAATCCTCCCTCACTAACCACCTTAATCGGTGAATGCTGCTTTCTTATTAAACTTATTTGTTATAAATAATTGGCATTTTTCTAATCAATTGGTTGTCACGAGCGGCAGAGTACATAAATTGGGCAGCATTTTCTCTGGAAACAGACCATTTAGCCGATTTATCTCCGAATGAATAGTCGTAAGACTGCCCTGTATATTTTACATTGGGATTAATAATTCGAACGACTGTCCAATCCAGATTCGATTCCTTAATCATTCCTTCCATTTTCTTCATTTCTGCATAACCGTTTGGTAGGAAAACTTTCGCTAAGGCACCTGGAAGTATCGTGGACATGTTTTTCTTATCGTCATCGGATTGCAAAGCTGGCGTCGCAAGTGTAATGAGCCTTTTTTTGTTAAATTTGTTCATAGCCCTAATCATCAGTTCGTGCCCGTCAGCAATCGGCGTGCCTTTAAGCTTTCGTGACATATCCGATGCCGGCCCCAATGTGCTGATTACAACATCGGATTCGGCAACGGCCTTCTCGATGGTTGAACTATTCGAAAGTTCCCCTTGTACAAGGCTCAAGTTTGAATGTTTGAGGCTGATTTTTTTGGCGTTCCTAA harbors:
- a CDS encoding DsbA family oxidoreductase, which encodes MNIEIWSDYICPFCYIGKRRLESALEQFAAPNEVFIEYKSFELNPQTSMYSGKSMHQILSEKHGMSLEQAKKAHAELEQQAAMMGLVYNIDQIKPTNTFDAHRLTQYAKSVGKDQQLAEKMFYSYYTDAKLISDHDTLASIAESSWNE
- a CDS encoding RNA polymerase sigma factor; the encoded protein is MKVGRKLEKLLIQCITENQERAYRLAYSYVRNKEDALDIVQDAIHKAFISIENLKNTGSLKSWFFRIIVTTSLDFIRKQKKVQIMDEEKLEVVLPSSQDHYADLDLARSLNELPDKYRILIILRFFEDMKIEEIAEVLNENINTVKTRLYQGLQKLRVDMSEKDQEEERP
- a CDS encoding DsbA family protein, translating into MNRDESMAVLHDPSKYASEVRSDEATAKQLGITGAPFFVIDRKYAISGAQPTEVFLKLLTKHPNKYW
- a CDS encoding NAD(P)H-binding protein — its product is MNITIFGASGAIGQLVTQLALDHGDFVTAYVRNAKKISLKHSNLSLVQGELSNSSTIEKAVAESDVVISTLGPASDMSRKLKGTPIADGHELMIRAMNKFNKKRLITLATPALQSDDDKKNMSTILPGALAKVFLPNGYAEMKKMEGMIKESNLDWTVVRIINPNVKYTGQSYDYSFGDKSAKWSVSRENAAQFMYSAARDNQLIRKMPIIYNK
- a CDS encoding DUF3298 domain-containing protein codes for the protein MDDKLNRMRQEYESIPIPDELNEMVNRTIASRRTKRKVIPWLVSAAAACILLSVGVNASPAFAKALSEVPVLGQIVKVITIREYVEQNENTDVSLKTPGITGTGNPELEQSLNTKYVEENKKLYEGFKNEVAQLENGGEGHLGLESGYEVVTDTDRLLTLSRYVVESAGSSAESRKYDTIDKVNQIVITLPSLFSDDRYIQRISDNIKEQMRQQMKDDPSKVYWVQRPGIEADMPEDDLFRSIAKDQNFYINQDGKLVISFNEYDVAPGYMGVAQFTIPTDAIQDLLVSNEYVQ